Part of the Saccharicrinis carchari genome is shown below.
GCAGGTTTCTGACAACTAGTCCAATCATTAATCAGGCCTCCCGAGTAGCCTAATTATTTGCTCCGGCCATGCCGGTTTCATGTGGCAACTAAAATTTTTTCATGAACCAAATCTTGGACAAATTCTGCGAACATTTCAGGTTCTTCTTCATATCCACTTGCTGTCAGTGCTTTTTTCATCTCTATCCCTTTACCAAAAAGGTGTATAATTTCCGCCTCTTCTTTTTCAAAATGGCTGTGTACATATCCGGTTTGGATATTGTTTAGTACATATTTATCCTGCGTGAGCAGCAGTAGTTGCCACGCACCTGATAATTTGAGTTTCATGGTCCAAAAATCATTTTTCAACTGCTCGTGGGTATTTACTGTACGTTGTAAAAAGTCCAGCAAGGCCTTCTCTTGTTTTGCAGATTCTTTTTTAAGTAACTGGTGGTTTTCTTTTACCATTTTATTTACCCGCTCACTTCCCCATTCCAATAGGTCAAGCACATTGTCCATCAATAGTTTTTCGGGGATGTGCTCACCCAGTTCGCCGCCTATCCTGCCCTGAAAATGATTATGATACTGAACTAGAAAGTTCTCCCGGTTTAATAACCCCCCATAGCCTCGCTCCCCGGCAACAATTACCGGTTTGCCTAAAGCGATTGCCTTTAGGGCGGCATTGCTACTACCGACCACTATGTCCGTTTCGGCAATCAAATGATCTATATCGATTCCTTTTTGGGCTATGACTTTAATATTAGGATTCAGCATTTTACGCAGCGCCATATTGTCCGAAACAACTTTGATGTCGAAGTTCAACAATTTATTTAGCCAGGGGGCTATTTGATAAAAAGGAGAAAAGAAGAGGTTCTGATGATGGATAATGACCAGTACCCTGGGCTTGTTCGAATTGTTTAGACGATACTTTTTAAAGGCCGGTATGGTAACAGCGATTCGCCATGGAAATACAATATCTTGCTGTAAGAGCATTGCCGGAAAATTACGGGGTGGGGTAATAAGTACTAATTTGTTTACATGCCTCTGGTTCATGGGATATTCCTTGGCAAAAGTTTGAGCATCCATCATGCAAACCGTTGGAATATCATTTCGCTTGGCCAAGGCTTTAAGCTGCCCGCTACCTGTTGTATTGTAGGTAAGCATTAGGTCGTAATGCGCTAGTTTAAGTTTATTTGGTTCACTAAAGGTTAGCTGTTTGATCGCACTTAGCGAATTATCCGTTAAATTAATTCGCCTGTTCTTTCGCAGTGCTAAGGTGGGTTCGCTCCCACTACGAGCCAGCACGCCTAATATGGTATTCAGCATGTTGGCATCATCATCGGTTCGGATATGGCCTAGGAAAAGAATATTCATCAGGATTAGGTTTCAATTTTTACATTACCGTTTTTGATATTATGTTCAGATTGAAATATAAGAATTTGTTTGATATAATAAAACAGATGTAATTAAATTGTGTCCTCTATTTTAACTTATTCCTGACAAGCCAAGCTCAAGTTATTTAATAAAAACATTGAAAATGAAGTAACTTAATTAAGGGTTAATACGTACAAAATTTTAGTTGGAAGTCTTTATTAACCAAAACTACTTTATCATGTTAGAGCATCAGAAAAAAGTTTTGTTGGGTCTGGCAAAAAACCCTTATCAGTTCCGGAAGGAGATTATCAAATCCTTTGGATGGTTGAACCGGGAACAAGCTGAAGATTTATACAACTGGGTAAAAAAGGAAATGGGTTCGTATTATACGCAGTTGGTACATGAAGCACTGTACAGCATGTCCGCTTAAATTAATATGAAAAAAAACAGCTGTGTGACAAATTAAATTTTGATATTACAAAAAATATCGTAAAATTTGCGGTCGTTAACAATTCATAAGTAAATGACAGCAATTACAAACAAAATAGCAATGAGCAATACATGGTGGTGGCACTGGCTTTTTCTGAACTCGGAGAGGTGAGACGCTGCGCTATTATAAATTAAAAATATTAAAATGGCTTGCCGATACTTCGGTAAGCCATTTTTTTTATGCTAAAATCTATTTAAAAAACACAAAGGAATGAAATCGATAAATATTATTAGCACAGCTCAAAAGGTTCCTGCCAATATAGCCGATATTATTACTCCGGTAAGTATTTACATGAAACTGCGCGATTTATACCCCGGCACCATCTTGCTCGAAAGCTCCGATTATCATGGTAACACCAATTCGCAATCTTTTATCTGCTTTGAGCCCATGGCCGAGTTTAAGGTCGCACAGGGAGATGTAGAAGTGCTGCTGCCCTGTGGAACCATTGTTAAAGGCGAAAAGCCCGAGGTAAAAGACATACCTGCACAATTGGATGATTTTTTAAACATGTTTAACGTGGTAGGTGCGAAAAATGGCCCTAAGGTAAACGGTGTATTTGGATATTCATCGTACGATGCCGTTCAGCATTTTGAATCCATTACCTTTAAAAATGAGGTGTCGCCCGAATATGAGATTCCGGAGATACGATATAATTATTACAGGTACATCCTCGCGTTCGACCATTTTACCAATCAGCTTAACCTGATTGAAAACTTGCCTGAAAACGAAGAGAGCAAATGGGTATCCATAATGGATTTGTTATACAACCGTACGGTGCCCGGCTTTAAATTTCAGCCCGATGGTAATGAGGTGTCCAACAACACCGACGAGGAATATATCGATATGGTAAAAAAAGGAATAGACCATTGTTTTAAGGGCGATGTATTTCAGCTGGTGCTGTCGCGGCAGTTCAAGCGTAAATATATTGGCGATGAGTTTAACGTATATCGGGCACTGCGCAACATTAATCCCTCACCCTATCTTTATTTTTTTGATTATGGAGGGTATAAAATCTTAGGCTCCTCGCCCGAAGCACAGCTGATTATCGATAAGGGCGAGGCGACCATCAATCCCATTGCAGGTACCTTTAAACGCACTGGAAAGGATATTAAGGATCGCGAGCTGGCCGAGCAGCTAAGCAACGACCCCAAAGAAAATGCCGAGCATGTGATGTTGGTGGATTTAGCGCGAAACGACCTAAGCCGCAACTGCGAAAAAGTGAGGGTAAAAACCTATAAGGAAGTGCAGTATTATTCGCACGTGTTGCACCTGGTTTCGGATGTTAGAGGCCAGCTGAAACAAGGTGCCAACACCTGCCGGGTGATGGCAGATACCTTTCCGGCCGGCACCCTTTCCGGAGCACCCAAATACAGGGCTATGGAATTGATTGATAGATATGAAAATCAAAATCGTAGTTATTATGGAGGATGCATTGGCATGTTGGGCTTTGATGGTTCTTTTAATCAAGCCATTATGATTCGTTCCTTTCTATGTAAAAACAATACCTTATTCTATCAGGCTGGTGCGGGCATTGTGTCGCAATCAGTGCCTGAAAACGAACTGGCCGAAGTAAATAATAAATTGGGCGCTCTTAAAAAAGCAGTTGAACTGGCCACCGAGTTTTAAAGTACGCATTGACGCTGTAAATTATCCATATTAATGCAAGTTAGCATACAAAAGAATAGCCTATTCCGTTTAGCGGGAATAAAAATAACGCCGTGTCTCTGTGCCTTTGTGTTCACAGCTCCACTTTGCTACAGTCAGGTTATCTAATAATCTCTAATCTAACAATCTCATATCTATTTAAAGATGAAAAAAATATTAGTTCTCGACAATTACGATTCCTTCACCTACAACCTTGTTCATTACATCGAGGAGATTGTAGGCCACAATATTGATGTGTTCCGTAACGATCAAATATCCCTGGATGATGTGGTACCATACGACAAGATTTTGCTTTCGCCGGGGCCGGGCGTACCAAAAGATGCCGGCATATTGATTCCCTTGATAAAAAAATATGGCAGCAGTAAAAGTATTCTGGGTGTTTGTCTGGGGCATCAGGGTATTGCCGAAGCGTACGGTGGTTCCATATTAAACCTCCCAAGCGTATATCACGGTGTAGCCACCTCCGTAAGCATTACCGATGATTCGGAACCGCTGTTTAAGGAGGTGCCCAACACGATAAATGCAGGCCGGTATCATTCGTGGGCTGTAAACGAAAAGGATTTGCCTGGGTGTTTTCAGGTAACATCGCGCGACGACCAAGGCGAGATAATGAGTATGCGCCATAAAAAGTATGATTTGCGCGGAGTACAGTTTCATCCGGAATCCATCCTTACCGAACACGGCAAAACAATGATGCGAAACTGGTTAGCAATTTAGTATTGCGAGCGCGACTCAAATTCGCACCCGTAATCGGCTAAGCAATTCAATCATCTCTTTTTATCTATAATCTCTTGTCTCATTATCTAACCGTCTAAATCAATGAAAGAAATACTAAAAAGACTCTTTGAGCACAAAACGCTAACGCAAGCCGAAGCCAAAGAGGTACTCATCAACATAGCGCGCGAAAAATACAACAGCTCTCAAGTTGTTGCCTTTCTCTCGGTTTATATGATGCGGCCCATCAGCGTGCAGGAATTGGGTGGTTTTAGGGATGCGCTGTTGGAGCTTTGTCGTCGCATTGACCTCTCGGAGTTTGATGCCATTGACATTGTGGGAACCGGCGGCGACGGAAAAAACACCTTTAATATTTCTACCTTGTCGTCGTTTGTTGTGGCCGGGGCGGGCTACAAAGTTACCAAGCACGGTAATTATGGGGTGTCCTCGGCCTGCGGTTCATCCAACGTAATGGAATATTTAGGCTATCAATTCACTGCCAAATCGGACGCCTTGAAAAGACAAGCCGACAAGGCCGGTATTTGCTTTTTACATGCGCCCTTATTTCATCCGGCCATGAAAGCTGTAGCCCCTTACAGAAAAGATTTGGGACTAAAAACCTTTTTTAACATGCTGGGGCCCTTAGTTAATCCGTCCTTTCCTAAAAGTCAGTTCCTTGGTGTTTATAGCTTGCAGTTGGCACGTTTGTATCAATATCTTTTTCAGGATACCGATAATAATTATGCCATCATCCATAGTTTAGACGGTTATGATGAAATTTCGCTGACCGGAGATTTTAAAGCCATCACCAACCTGGGTGAGCAGCTATTTTCGCCGGAGCAATTGGGTTTTGAAAGATTGAAGCAAGAGGATATCTTTGGTGGTGATACGGTGTCTGAGGCAGCCAAAATTTTTACCGACATTTTAAACGGCAACGGCACCTCCACACAGAACGCGGCTGTATTTGCCAACGCAGCGATGGCCATACAATGTATCGACAAAAACAAAACCATAGAAGAAGCTATTGGCTTAGCCAAAGAATCTTTGCTATCGGGTAGTGCCAGGAAGGTTTTACAAACTTTAATAAACGTACAATGAATATCTTAGATAAAATAGTTGCCCGCAAAAAGATAGAGGTTGCACAGCAGCAAGACTACACTTCTATTGAGAAGCTTAAAACCTACGATTTCTTTAAAAAAGAGGTGCCTTCGTTAAAAAGTTATTTGCATGACGACAAACACAACGGAATTATTTCAGAATTTAAAAGAAGCTCACCGTCCAAAGGGGTCATCAACAGTTTGTCAACTGTTGAGCAGGTGATTCCATTATATGAAAAGGCTGGTGTAAGCGGTATTTCCGTGCTCACTGATTCGGAGTTCTTCGGAGGTAACAAAAGCGATTTGGTGGTCGCACGCAAGGTGAGTACCGTACCTGTTTTACGAAAAGATTTTATGATTGCGGACTATCAGATTTATGAAGCTAAGGCCATAGGTGCCAGTGCCATATTGTTAATCGCTGCCATACTATCCCATAACCAGGCCCTTCAAATGTCGCAATTGGCTAAGGATTTGGGTCTGGATATTTTAATGGAGGTGCACAATAAGGAGGAGCTCGACATTGTAAATCCCATGGTAGATGTAGTGGGGGTGAACAACCGAAACCTAAAAACATTTGAGGTGAGCTTGCAGCAAAGTATCGATTTAGCTGCCGCCATGCCCTCCGATGTGGTTAAAATATCCGAGAGTGGAATTTATTCCGTAGAAGATATTTTACTGTTGAGGCAGCATGGTTTCCGGGGATTTTTGATAGGTGAGAACTTTATGCGCACCAAAAATCCCGGACAAGCCTGTATTGATTTTTCCGAAAGCATTAAACAAAAGGCATGAAGCACATCCCAAAAATAAAAGTATGTGGAATGCGCGATGCCACAAATATCCAAGCCATTGCGGAGCTTAATCCGGATTACTTGGGCTTTATTTTTTACCCAAAATCGCCCCGCTACCTGGACACTGATTTTGCGCCGGAAATCATACATCACCTGCCCCAAGGCATAAAACGTACCGGTGTTTTTGTAAATACCACAGAACAGATAATCAAAGACGCTGTTATAAAATATGGCTTGCATGCCGTTCAGTTGCATGGAAACGAATCGCCGGAGTTTTGCCTTAAAGCAAAGCAAATGGGTGTGGAAGTAATCAAAGCTTTTCAAATTGATGAGCACTTTGATTTTAACACCCTCAGCAATTATACTAAGGCCTGCGACTTTTATCTTTTTGATACAAAAACAAAAGCCTACGGTGGCAGCGGACAAAAATTCGATTGGCGAATACTGGAAAAATACGATAAGCAAAAACCGATATTCTTAAGCGGGGGAATTACAGCGGAGGATGTACCAGTTATATTAAATTTACCGCAACTTAATATTTATGCCGTAGATATCAACAGCAAATTTGAAATAAAACCCGGGTTGAAAGATGTGGACTTGGTAAAGGGTTTTATTAGGAGGATGAGGTAAAGATACAATAGCCATTGGATGAAGATTGCGAAGCAAAGTTTATCTGTTAGCAGTCTTTGGTATTTGGAGAAGCTTTTTTTGTTAAACAACTTCTTTCCCAATGTAATTAGTGCATAAGAGGTTTTAATTAGTAGAGGGCTAACTTCCGCCTCAGAGAATTTCCGTGAATAAAATCAGCTTAGGTGGCGTTGAAAAATCCGGGCTGTTTGAACGTAGTGAGTTTCCGGATTTTAGCCAACTAATCTGATTTTTAACAAATTATCTGCAGCGGCGGCCTTTTTTGCTTACTTTTTGGGGCTGTAGCCAAAAAGTAAGAGCCTGTGCGGCTTGAGCACTAAATAAATATTTAAACGTGTTACCGGGCAACAGTATAAAGTAATAATGTAAAAAATGACCAACAATGAAATCAAAATATAACGCAGACGAACAAGGGATGTATGGCCGTTTTGGCGGTGCGTGGATTCCGGAAATGTTACAACCCAATATTGATAATCTTAGAAAGGTTTACCTGGATATTATCAACACAGCGGAGTTTCAAAAGGAATATGTGGCACTGCTAAAGGATTACGTAGGGCGCCCTACGCCTTTGTATTATGCCAAACGATTGTCGCAAAAATACAATACCCACGTATATTTAAAGCGCGAGGATTTGAATCATACCGGGGCGCACAAAATAAACAACACCATAGGGCAGATATTGGTGGCACGCAAGATGGGCAAAAAAAGGATTATTGCCGAAACAGGTGCCGGACAACATGGGGTGGCCACAGCTACAGCATGTGCTTTGATGGGCTTGCAATGCGTGGTTTATATGGGTGCACTCGATATTGAGCGTCAGGCTCCCAATGTAGCACGTATGAAAATGCTGGGTGCCCAAGTAATAGCTGCCACTTCGGGCAATCAAACCCTAAAAGATGCTACTAACGAGGCCTTGCGCGATTGGATATGCCATCCCGAAGATACCTTTTATATCATTGGCTCCGTTGTGGGACCGCATCCTTATCCCGATATGGTGACACGCTTCCAGAGCATCATCAGCCAGGAGCTTAAAGCGCAGTTTAAAGAAAAAACAGGCAGCGAATATCCCGATTATGTGGTGGCCTGTGTAGGGGGCGGCAGCAATGCCTCCGGTAGTTTTTATCATTTTCTGGATGATGAGCAGGTAAAGCTGGTGGCCGTGGAAGCTTCGGGTTTAGGCATCCATTCGGGCGAAACGGCTGCAACCATTGCCTTAGGCGAGGTGGGTATCATCCACGGAAGCAAGACATTTTTAATGCAGGACGAGGATGGACAGATAGTGGAGCCTTACTCCATTTCGGCAGGCCTGGACTATCCCGGCATAGGTCCGCAACATGCGCATTTAAAGGATACCGATAGAGCCATCTTTTTAGATGCCACCGACCAGGAGGCGCTGGATTTTGCGCTGGAAGTCACCCGTCTGGAGGGAATCATCCCGGCCATGGAATCGGCACATGCTTTTGTTGCGCTCACCAAATTAAATATTGCCCCGGAGCAATCGGTAGTTATCACCATGTCAGGGCGGGGCGATAAGGATATGAGTACCTACATGGAGCGTTTTAAACTTTAAAATCATGGAGCTTGCAGCCACATTATCGTTTTTGGGAGCAGCCATTTTGCTTACCTTAATGCCGGGGCCGGATAATATATTCGTACTCACCGAAAGCCTTACCAAAGGCCAGCGCAACGGTTTTGCCATTTCGGTAGGGCTTTGTTCTGGTGTGCTGGTGCATACTTTGGCGGCGGCAACGGGGGTTTCCATCATCATACAAAAATCGGCTTTGGCTTTTTCCGTTGTTAAATATTTGGGAGCGGCCTACCTGTTTTACATGGCCTATCAGGCTTACAACGAAAAACGCCTGGAAATTGAGGTGAAACGCAAACCCGTGGAACACGAAACAAGCTTTTTAAAACTGGCCCGAAAAGGTTTTTTAATGAATGTGCTAAACCCAAAGGTGGCACTGTTTTTTATGGCTCTGCTGCCGCAGTTTGTGGTAACGGATGGTTTTTCAGTTACGGTGCAAATGATTATCCTGGGTATTATTTTCATGCTCCAAGGCCTTGTTATCTTTGGGTTGATCTCGCTCTTGTCGGGCAAACTATCGAAATATTTGAACAGCGCCAGATTTTGGAAGATAACAAAATATGGTAAAGTGAGCGTGCTGGCTCTGTTGGGATTGGGCTTGGCAATGGCCAGGAAGTAAGTTTAGGATGTTGCCGGTCCTTGTAAAATAATTTATTATGGATGCAGAATTGAAAATAAAGATAGATAAAGATGTAATTGATAAAGCTAAAGGTTATGCGTTTTTACATAGGATAAGCCTTTCGAGAATGATAGAATCATATCTTAAATCGTTAATTGATATGGAATCATCCGAACCAAAAGATGAAATCGAAATTTCTTCTTCTGTAAAAAGTATGTCAACAGGCGTTCAAATGCCTATGCTTTTAGATTATAAAAAAGAGATTGGAGATTATTTATTAGAGAAATACAAATGATTTTGTTACAGCCCGGGTTCTTCTTGGAAATGTATGATTTATCCCATACTGTTTGTGAATATTAACCACGCTGTACACAAAGGCGACACAATGTTCGCAATGTTTCTTTGCGTTCTTTGTTTATGCATTGCGCCCTTTGCGTTTACTATTTAGCCACCATGTTCACGAAGAAGGCACTATGCACACCATGATTCTTTGTGATCTTTGTGCCTCTATGGTTAATTTTTTTGCACCATGTTCCCAAAGAAATCAGCATCAATTATCAGCAAATAACAATACCTATAATTTTTAAAACGAACACCAACAATATTTCAATATGAATCGCATACAACAATTGTTTCAAGATAAAAAAGATATCCTGTCTATTTATTTTACTGCGGGCTACCCAAATTTAGAAGATACCCTTCCGGTTTTGGAATCGCTTGAAGAAGCGGGCGTGGGCGTGGTGGAAATAGGCATCCCTTTTTCTGACCCTTTGGCCGATGGACCAACGATACAACATAGCGGCCAAACGGCTCTTAACAATGGCATGAGCCTTAAGGTGCTGTTTGAGCAGTTGGCCAATGTGCGCTCAAAAATTAAAATGCCCTTAGTATTAATGGGATATATTAATAACGTTCATAAATATGGCATTGAGTCTTTTGCCAAAAAATGCAGCGAGGTGGGCATCGATGCTGTCATACTCCCCGATCTGCCCTTTCAGGAGTATTTAAACCATTACAAGGATACCTTCGACAAATACGGAGTGAGTAATATTTTTTTAATCACGCCCCAAACACCCAACGAAAGGATAAAACTGATTGACAAAAATACCAACGCTTTTATCTATATGGTTTCGTCGGCTGCCGTTACCGGGGTAAAAAAGGGAATTAGTGAGGCACAGTTGGCTTATTTCGACAGGGTGAAAAAGCTCAACCTAAAAAATCCCGTGCTCATCGGCTTTGGCATCAGCGATAAAACATCCTATCAGGAAACCTGTAAATATGCCGATGGCGCCATTATTGGAAGTGCCTTTGTTAAGCTATTGGCTCAGCCAGGCGACCTGCATACCAATATTAAGTCGTTTGTAAAGGACATCATAGGATAGCAAGGTTTAATTGCTATATTTCATGAAACCATGACAAATATCACGCAATAATTTCAGGTCTTACAATAAATAAGTATTTTTGCCGCATCAAAAAAAATCAGCAAATATCCCAGCAATTTTAGCACAATATTCAGCCGAATGGAAAATAACGAAAACACAGCTATCATAAAAATTCATTGTCCCGACCAAAAGGGGATTGTGGCCAGGGTAACCGATTTTATCAACCTTCACCACGGTAATATTATTAGCGTAGATCAACATGTGGATCACGAAGATAATCTTTTTTCGATGCGCGTATCCTGGGATCTGAGAGGGTTCAATATGCCCCGCGAAGAAATACGACCCACATTTCAAAAGTTCCTGGGCGATCCTTATCAAATGAAATGGACTTTAAATTTTACCGATGAGGTTCCCAGAATGGCCATTTTCGTGTCAAAAGCTTCGCACTGTTTATACGATTTATTGGCGCGTTACCAAAGTGGAGAGTTCAAGGTGAAAATTCCGGTGGTCATCGGAAATCACAATATCCTTGAGCCGGTGGCCAGGCAATTCGGAATAGACTTTGTACACATACCTATCACCGCCGAAACCAAAGCCGAACAGGAAAAAAAAGAAATTGAGATATTACAAAGCTACAAAATTGATTTTGTTGTGCTGGCCAGATACATGCAAGTGTTGTCACAGGATTTTATCAATCATTATCCCGAAAAGGTAATTAACATACACCATTCCTTTTTGCCGGCTTTTGCCGGTGCCAGACCCTACCATGCCGCCCACAAACGGGGTGTTAAAATTATTGGGGCAACCAGTCATTATGTTACTTCCGATTTGGATGCCGGCCCTATTATTGAACAGGATATTGCGCGGATATCGCATCACGATTCAGTTAAAGACCTTATTCAAAAAGGTAAGGACGTGGAAAAGATAGTATTGTCCAGAGCTGTTAAAGCCCATATTGAACGTAAGACTTTGGTGTATAAAAACAGAACCATAATTTTTAATTAGCACAACTATGTTTAAAGTTTTTTGCTTAATAGTCGCGATAAGTATGTTTTCAATGGCAACAGAAGCCGCGGAAAATAAAAATGACAGAGGGTATATTGTTAAAGTAGGCGATATGGCGCCGGATTTTATCACTACCCTGGATAATGGAAAAACTTTTAAATTGTCCGACCACAGAGGCAAGGTGGTGATGCTTCAGTTTACGGCCAGTTGGTGTGGCGTATGCCGCAAGGAGATGCCTTTTATCGAAAAGGAAATATGGCAGATGCATAAGGATAAGGGTCTGGTACTGATTGGTGTTGACAGGGACGAGCCACTTGAAAAACTGAAAGCATTGAGCGAAGCAACGGGTATTACCTATCCGTTGGCATTGGATCCGGGAGGCGATATTTTTGAGTTGTACGCGCTCAAAAAATCGGGCATAACACGCAATGTAATTATAGATAGAGAGGGTAAAATTGTATATCTCACCCGCCTGTTTAAGCGCCAGGAGTTTGACGATATGAAAGCAAAAATTGAAAGGTTATTAAAGGAATGAATTAAGGAACGGTTCTTTATCCGCATAGCGCAAAATAAGGAACCGTTCCCTGTTTTAGCCTGTTTTTTTAACAGACCATTCTCTATTGCTTGCCTGTATTAAGTATAAAAAACGAATGAAAATAGCCATCATAAAATATAATGCCGGAAACATCCGCTCGGTAAGTTTTGCCTTGGATCGTTTGGGCGTAGAACATAATATTACGGCGCATCCTGAAGAAATAAAAAATGCCGATAAGGTAATATTCCCGGGGGTAGGGGAGGCCAGTTCTACCATGCGCTATCTTAAAGATAATAAGCTGGATCAGTTAATCGTAAATCTAAAGCAACCCGTTTTGGGTATTTGTTTGGGTATGCAGCTTATGTGCAGTCACTCCGAAGAGGGCGATGTGCCTTGTTTGGGTATATTTGATGAGCCGGTAAAAAAGTTCGTGCTGCCCTATCCTAATACAAAGAATATTAAAGTGCCACACATGGGCTGGAACACCATCACGGCGGTCAACAGTCAATTGTTTGATGCTTCATTGGAAGGCGAATACGTGTATTTTGTGCATAGTTATTATGTGGCACGGGGCCGACATACGGCGGCAACTACCCCATATATTTTACCATTCAGTTCGGCCTTACATAAGGATAATTTTTACGCAACGCAGTTCCATCCCGAAAAGAGTGGTGATGCAGGTTCACGAATAGTAGAAAATTTTATAAAACTATAAAATGGCATTAATAGATATAATCCCGGCAATAGACATTATCGATGGCAAGTGTGTAAGATTGAGTCAGGGCGATTATGCGCAAAAAAAGGTGTATAACGAAAACCCACTCGAAGTAGCGCAGATGTTTCAGGATCACGGAATAAAAAGGTTGCACCTGGTAGATTTGGATGGTGCAAAAGCAGGCCACATTATCAATTATAAAGTGTTGGAAAGCATAGCAACAAAAACCAATTTGCTGATTGATTTTGGAGGAGGCTTAAAAACCGACGAAGATTTGAAGATTGCCTTTGGTAGTGGAGCACAGATGATTACGGGAGGAAGCATTGCAGTAAAAAACAAACCCGTTTTTACCAAATGGATAGAGAGATATGGTGCTGATAAAATTATTCTGGGCGCCGACGTAAAAGATGAGATGATTGCCGTATCCGGGTGGACAGAGACCTCTGACCTTAAATTGATTCCTTTTATAAAGGACTACATATCCAACGGAATTACTAAGGTTATATGTACCGACATCAGTAAAGATGGTATGTTGCAAGGGCCGGCAACAACTCTCTATAAAAAGATATTAACCGAATTTCCTGATTTATACCTCGTGGCCAG
Proteins encoded:
- a CDS encoding LysE family translocator yields the protein MELAATLSFLGAAILLTLMPGPDNIFVLTESLTKGQRNGFAISVGLCSGVLVHTLAAATGVSIIIQKSALAFSVVKYLGAAYLFYMAYQAYNEKRLEIEVKRKPVEHETSFLKLARKGFLMNVLNPKVALFFMALLPQFVVTDGFSVTVQMIILGIIFMLQGLVIFGLISLLSGKLSKYLNSARFWKITKYGKVSVLALLGLGLAMARK
- a CDS encoding anthranilate synthase component II — its product is MKKILVLDNYDSFTYNLVHYIEEIVGHNIDVFRNDQISLDDVVPYDKILLSPGPGVPKDAGILIPLIKKYGSSKSILGVCLGHQGIAEAYGGSILNLPSVYHGVATSVSITDDSEPLFKEVPNTINAGRYHSWAVNEKDLPGCFQVTSRDDQGEIMSMRHKKYDLRGVQFHPESILTEHGKTMMRNWLAI
- the trpB gene encoding tryptophan synthase subunit beta; its protein translation is MKSKYNADEQGMYGRFGGAWIPEMLQPNIDNLRKVYLDIINTAEFQKEYVALLKDYVGRPTPLYYAKRLSQKYNTHVYLKREDLNHTGAHKINNTIGQILVARKMGKKRIIAETGAGQHGVATATACALMGLQCVVYMGALDIERQAPNVARMKMLGAQVIAATSGNQTLKDATNEALRDWICHPEDTFYIIGSVVGPHPYPDMVTRFQSIISQELKAQFKEKTGSEYPDYVVACVGGGSNASGSFYHFLDDEQVKLVAVEASGLGIHSGETAATIALGEVGIIHGSKTFLMQDEDGQIVEPYSISAGLDYPGIGPQHAHLKDTDRAIFLDATDQEALDFALEVTRLEGIIPAMESAHAFVALTKLNIAPEQSVVITMSGRGDKDMSTYMERFKL
- a CDS encoding phosphoribosylanthranilate isomerase; the protein is MKHIPKIKVCGMRDATNIQAIAELNPDYLGFIFYPKSPRYLDTDFAPEIIHHLPQGIKRTGVFVNTTEQIIKDAVIKYGLHAVQLHGNESPEFCLKAKQMGVEVIKAFQIDEHFDFNTLSNYTKACDFYLFDTKTKAYGGSGQKFDWRILEKYDKQKPIFLSGGITAEDVPVILNLPQLNIYAVDINSKFEIKPGLKDVDLVKGFIRRMR
- the trpD gene encoding anthranilate phosphoribosyltransferase gives rise to the protein MKEILKRLFEHKTLTQAEAKEVLINIAREKYNSSQVVAFLSVYMMRPISVQELGGFRDALLELCRRIDLSEFDAIDIVGTGGDGKNTFNISTLSSFVVAGAGYKVTKHGNYGVSSACGSSNVMEYLGYQFTAKSDALKRQADKAGICFLHAPLFHPAMKAVAPYRKDLGLKTFFNMLGPLVNPSFPKSQFLGVYSLQLARLYQYLFQDTDNNYAIIHSLDGYDEISLTGDFKAITNLGEQLFSPEQLGFERLKQEDIFGGDTVSEAAKIFTDILNGNGTSTQNAAVFANAAMAIQCIDKNKTIEEAIGLAKESLLSGSARKVLQTLINVQ
- the trpC gene encoding indole-3-glycerol phosphate synthase TrpC — encoded protein: MNILDKIVARKKIEVAQQQDYTSIEKLKTYDFFKKEVPSLKSYLHDDKHNGIISEFKRSSPSKGVINSLSTVEQVIPLYEKAGVSGISVLTDSEFFGGNKSDLVVARKVSTVPVLRKDFMIADYQIYEAKAIGASAILLIAAILSHNQALQMSQLAKDLGLDILMEVHNKEELDIVNPMVDVVGVNNRNLKTFEVSLQQSIDLAAAMPSDVVKISESGIYSVEDILLLRQHGFRGFLIGENFMRTKNPGQACIDFSESIKQKA
- a CDS encoding DUF6364 family protein, which produces MDAELKIKIDKDVIDKAKGYAFLHRISLSRMIESYLKSLIDMESSEPKDEIEISSSVKSMSTGVQMPMLLDYKKEIGDYLLEKYK
- a CDS encoding anthranilate synthase component I family protein, with the translated sequence MKSINIISTAQKVPANIADIITPVSIYMKLRDLYPGTILLESSDYHGNTNSQSFICFEPMAEFKVAQGDVEVLLPCGTIVKGEKPEVKDIPAQLDDFLNMFNVVGAKNGPKVNGVFGYSSYDAVQHFESITFKNEVSPEYEIPEIRYNYYRYILAFDHFTNQLNLIENLPENEESKWVSIMDLLYNRTVPGFKFQPDGNEVSNNTDEEYIDMVKKGIDHCFKGDVFQLVLSRQFKRKYIGDEFNVYRALRNINPSPYLYFFDYGGYKILGSSPEAQLIIDKGEATINPIAGTFKRTGKDIKDRELAEQLSNDPKENAEHVMLVDLARNDLSRNCEKVRVKTYKEVQYYSHVLHLVSDVRGQLKQGANTCRVMADTFPAGTLSGAPKYRAMELIDRYENQNRSYYGGCIGMLGFDGSFNQAIMIRSFLCKNNTLFYQAGAGIVSQSVPENELAEVNNKLGALKKAVELATEF